ATTTTGttgccttcattttttttcttttttgtgcttatAAGGAGTTCACTTGCCCCTAGTGGTTCAGAGACGGTCAGTTCTTAGTTTGAGTAATTCTCAAGATGGTTGGCTCAATGGTTAGGGAAAGGGTTGGTAGGTGGCAAGTTGCTATTTCAAATTTCTCAGCATCAATTGTCTGTGCTACAAAAAAGATGCCACTAACTTCTACGTGGCACCTGAAGACATGAAAGTAGACTTTTTACATTAGGGAGATGAAGAGTTTGGTAAGAACTTCGGCTCTCTTTTGAGTGGCAGTCCCTGGTTTGAGTAGCATGACCACTCGCTTTACCTTATGGGCACATGAATAGATTTGAGGTTTTACGCCAATAACGTACTCTCAGTGCTGAATAAGAACGGTGAGATCGTGGGTCAAACCTAACCTTTTCGCATCACTTGCAAAGTCAAAGGTTTAGTCAATGAAAAGTCGGTATGACAAGAGAAGCAGAAGCAGCATAGGGCAAGGAAAGGAACCACCAGTCATAACAAAGTGGTTCAATGCCAAATAAAAGCTGAGAATGGCTGCTTCCCTTTATACAATTAGGTGCTTGCCGCATCGCTTAGCTTTGGCTTCCCTTTAGTCAAAACACTCCTTTCAATCTATAGTTGGCATTAGTTCATCAGTTAGAAAGCACTCCTTTTTAACTAAGAATAGTGTGTTACTGTTTGGTAATTACCCCCAAACTATCAAACAGTAACAATACTTTTACTGTTACCAAATGTTTCctttgaaattcaaaagatttttttcattcctttattttaaaaagtatattttcaaaaataattttctaatttcAAGTTTCCAATCCATCAAACCCCTTAAAgattttcttgtcttttcaaGCACTGAAACCTAGCATTTTCAAGCACTGAAACCTTTGGCCGGAACCAATAATCAGAATCCTCCCTTCTTGTAACACATGTCAAACAGACAGGAGGAACGCTAAAGAGTAATTGGATTCGCACATACAAGTACCTTCCGTCTTGAGGGTACTCTCAGTGAGCTATTGAAAAAATCGGCACTAGAGTTTTAGAACAGAAGTATTGCTGACATGAGTTCACGTTTCAAGGATCATAAAATTTGTTACATTTGCTCTTGTTGGGTGAAAACTAAACCAGCTGAATCGTGAGAGCAATATGGTTAAATAGCTCATAAGCTAGTAGGCTTTTTCAAATAACTTATAAGTCATGTACCTTTCACGCAAACGGCCAAGTGGATGGACACCCATAAGTTTTAAGCTGAAACACAGTGGGGTAGGCGACCGACAggacaaaaaatgaaagatagtGTTGAGGTTGTGCTACCAGAGATGAGTTCTCCGGCTGAGAGTAGCTGCCACTGGTTATTACACTGTCGAGATGCCGCTAAGTTTCGCGTTTCAATTTCAGGTGCAGTTTCTAGTGGTAACGGGAAAAGGAAAGGTAGAAGCTGAAACTCAATGATGAGACCTGAACTTTGTCTCCCTCCACCTTGACCTTTGTCACAGTGCCATCTTCTCAAAAGCACAGTGGTGGAGAAGATTCTGCTGAGGTTTTCCTTCCTTTGAGCAAACCTATTAAGTGGTATGATCAGTGGGGgatttttcatcaaaaagaacccaaaaaaagtattacttttttcaatgattTATATGTGTGAAACAACAGAATGGTCAGAAGGGCTCTGCTGACCTTCGTTTGAACGTTACAAGTTGAAAACCCTTAATAAGTTGGCAAACAAATGAAGTGACTGTTTTTAATCAGAACTTTCTATGTTGCGATGGGTAAAAGAGATCAGTATTTTTAAGAATTGTAGTTCAAATCCCTACCTGACAATGAAGACccataaatgaaaagaaagaactctCACTAATTCTTTCTTCTCTGCAGGAGTTGGTATATTATCAATACCATACGCACTTTCAGAAGGAGGATGGGTAAGCTTGATCTTTCTGGTTCTGGTAGCTGCTGTATGTTGCTATACAGGCATCCTTCTGAAAAGATGCATGGAAGCAGACCCACAGGTCAGAACCTATCAGGATGTTGGTGATCTTGCCTTTGGTACTAAAGGAAGAATCACAATCTCTGCTTTCTTATTCCTGGAGCTATTCTTGGTAGCTGTCGAGTTTCTGATACTAGAAGGTGACAACTTAGCAAAACTCTTTCCTCAACTAAGTTTTAGAGTAGGGGGACACGCGATTGGAGGAAGCCAAGCGTTCATAATCATCTCTGCTCTGGTGTTTCTCCCTACTGTTTGGCTAAGAAGCCTGAAGTTGCTCTCTTATGTGTCTGCTGGAGGTGTGGTGGCATCTGTGGTTCTTGTGGCTTCTGTCCTTTGGGCTGCTACAGTTGATGGTGTTGGTTTTCACCAGAAGGGAGAGGTTTTCAGGCTTAATGGCGTGCCCACTACTGTCAGCATCATCACCTTTTGTTATTGCGGGCATTCTTTATTCCCCACAATCTGTTCTTCAATGAAAGACAGAACTGAGTTCCCTAAggtgaagttttttctttgtacGAGCTACAAAGTGAACTTATGCTCTCTCTCTATATGCAGGGAATCTTCTTGAGCCATATggaactttttttgtttaactttTTACTGTTTATGTTTACAATAGACGCGTGCTTTCGCGCACCACGTTTTGTAATTTAATCACCACGAATTCATCTTGGAAGATTTCCATTTAGGAGGGCTGCTTTGTCAATCGGTCTTTAAAAAGTCtcatttctgaatttttttttgtataaaaccCAACTTTTGGTAGCAACTGTGAAATGATGACCACCTATATCATTGCCCTTAACTATGTCTAGAAACTCAGTTGAGCAGGAAGATATGATAGTAGTATCCTTCTTTTCACAAAGCACAAACTGTAGGTAGTATAAAATAGCATACTTTCAGCCTCTTCTTTTAGCAGTTGCCAGCAGTAGTTGAATCTGTGTCAAAAGAACTACAAACGTAAAGCTTGTTCTTTGTTTGTGACCGAGATAAAAGCCTCTAACCTAACACGCACACGGTGCAAGTGGTCATTAAATATTTCAAAGTCTTGCACGTCATCCTTTCCGTAAAAAATGATAATCTATGACATTGTATTGCAGGTACTGTTTGCTTGTTTTGTCATCTGCACGTTCAATTATGGATCAATGGCAGTACTCGGATACTTGATGTATGGAAATGAAGTAAAGTCTCAGCTGACGTTGAATCTTCCGGTGGAGAAGCTAAGCTCCAAAATAGCAATATATGTCACCTTGGTAAATCCTTTGACCAAATATGCACTGATCGTTACACCAATAGCTGCCACCATTGAAGACAACTTGATGTCAAAGAGGACCATCATCACCAGCCTCCTAACAAGAACCACGCTAGTGGCAAGCACTGTCCTTGTAGCTTTGGCTGTCCCATTCTTTGGGTACATGATGGCTTTGATAGGATCATTCCTCAGCATCACAGTTTCAGTCTTGTTTCCATGCATATGCTACTTGAAGATCTGCAAGGGCTACAGAAGGTCCAAGCTTGAGGTCGCAACAATTGCAGTGATTATGGTAGTGGGGTGTTTGATCGCTATTGAGGGTACCTATAGTTCTTTGCAAAAGATCATACAGCATCTAGGGTAAGTGAATTGCCAGATATAAAAGGTCCAAATGAAAATATAGAAATATCACTTTACAGGGGCGGCGAGGAATGCCAGCAGTAATTTCTCTTCTACACatgcattcatgattcaaatggCCCCTTCAAGTTGTTTAGTGCTTTGGAATGAAGTCCCTCTCCGTGAACAATAATGTAGATAACTGTCACATATAATGTCACTGCAGCCAAAGTAGAAGAATATAATGATCCAGAAAATGTAAGACATTGTCAAATCGATGGAATTTCCAGCAAAAACAAACTATAATTCTGAGTTTCCACTTAATGTTGATAATTTTTCGTTGTCCTAAAAGCTGtacaaaaatttgtttggttCTGTAGGTCATAAATTAGTAGCTGTCCACACTTTTTACCACATGTTTTATACCTCAATCGCACTGCAACCCGGCTTACCATTGATGGGTCCTCTAACAGCCATACCTTCCCTTAGTTCCAACACATTCTCCCACTGAGAATTTGATGCATAAATGTTTGATAACAGTACATAGTTTCCACTGTAAGTTGGTTCCAACTCAAGTATAACAGACATGATTCGCCCTGCCAGAGCATCATTTCCATGGTATTTACATGCTCCAAGCAAGCTCCTCCACACTACAGAATCAGGCTTGATAGGCATAGACTCTACAAACTCAAATGCCTTAGCCACCAACCCTGCTCGACACAGAAGATCCACCATACATCCGTAATGGTCCATGCCTGGTGCAATTCCATGTTCCTTGACCATGGAATTGAAACACTGAAGGCCCTCATCTACCAATCCTGCATGACTACATCCATGCAAGACGCTCAGAAAAACAACATCATCAGGTCTGAACCCTTCCCTTTGCATCTGAATAAATCGAATAAGAGCAGCTCTTCCATGTCCATGTATTGATAGCCCCTTAATCATTGCCGTCCAAGAAACTAATGTCCTTTTT
This window of the Nymphaea colorata isolate Beijing-Zhang1983 chromosome 2, ASM883128v2, whole genome shotgun sequence genome carries:
- the LOC116248327 gene encoding amino acid transporter AVT1J-like isoform X2, whose product is MEADPQVRTYQDVGDLAFGTKGRITISAFLFLELFLVAVEFLILEGDNLAKLFPQLSFRVGGHAIGGSQAFIIISALVFLPTVWLRSLKLLSYVSAGGVVASVVLVASVLWAATVDGVGFHQKGEVFRLNGVPTTVSIITFCYCGHSLFPTICSSMKDRTEFPKVLFACFVICTFNYGSMAVLGYLMYGNEVKSQLTLNLPVEKLSSKIAIYVTLVNPLTKYALIVTPIAATIEDNLMSKRTIITSLLTRTTLVASTVLVALAVPFFGYMMALIGSFLSITVSVLFPCICYLKICKGYRRSKLEVATIAVIMVVGCLIAIEGTYSSLQKIIQHLG
- the LOC116248327 gene encoding amino acid transporter AVT1J-like isoform X1, whose product is MSFRATMDIEHQLQQGASHAQTGTTFIKTCFNGLNALAGVGILSIPYALSEGGWVSLIFLVLVAAVCCYTGILLKRCMEADPQVRTYQDVGDLAFGTKGRITISAFLFLELFLVAVEFLILEGDNLAKLFPQLSFRVGGHAIGGSQAFIIISALVFLPTVWLRSLKLLSYVSAGGVVASVVLVASVLWAATVDGVGFHQKGEVFRLNGVPTTVSIITFCYCGHSLFPTICSSMKDRTEFPKVLFACFVICTFNYGSMAVLGYLMYGNEVKSQLTLNLPVEKLSSKIAIYVTLVNPLTKYALIVTPIAATIEDNLMSKRTIITSLLTRTTLVASTVLVALAVPFFGYMMALIGSFLSITVSVLFPCICYLKICKGYRRSKLEVATIAVIMVVGCLIAIEGTYSSLQKIIQHLG